A single Dunckerocampus dactyliophorus isolate RoL2022-P2 chromosome 2, RoL_Ddac_1.1, whole genome shotgun sequence DNA region contains:
- the luc7l gene encoding putative RNA-binding protein Luc7-like 1 isoform X1, translating into MSAQAQMRALLDQLMGTARDGDETRQRVKFTDDRVCKSHLLNCCPHDILSGTRMDLGECTKIHDLALRADYEIASKEKDLFFELDAVDHLESFIADCDRRTELAKKRLAETQEEISAEVAAKAEKVHELNEEIGKLLAKAEQLGAEGNVDESQKVLQEVEKVRSRKKDAEEEYRNSMPASSFQQQKLRVCEVCSAYLGLHDNDRRLADHFGGKLHLGFIQIREKLDQLKKTVVDKQEKRNQERLKRREEREKEEKMKKRTRSRSREHKRSRSRDRRRRRSRSSSRDKRRSRSRSRERKRRHRSRSGSRSRGHRHSHEQSSRHKSSKDRERSSRDKSRERDRRDGVNGRSDSRRADDRENL; encoded by the exons GGGATGAAACGCGGCAGAGGGTCAAATTTACAGATGACCGAGTCTGCAAAAGTCACCTGCTCAACTGCTGTCCACATGACATTTTGTCGGGAACT CGCATGGACCTGGGAGAGTGCACTAAGATCCATGACCTGGCGCTCCGAGCTGACTATGAAATCGCCTCCAAGGAAAAAGACCTGTTTTTTGAGCTTGAT gCGGTTGATCACTTGGAGTCATTTATCGCCGACTGTGACCGCAGGACAGAGCTGGCGAAGAAACGCCTGGCAGAGACTCAAGAAGAGATAAGCGCTGAAGTGGCGGCAAAG GCAGAGAAGGTCCATGAGCTGAACGAGGAAATCGGAAAGCTCCTTGCCAAGGCGGAGCAACTCGGAGCAGAGGGCAACGTGGACGAATCCCAGAAAGTTCTGCAGGAAGTGGAGAAGGTCCGCAGTAGGAAGAAGGATGCAGAG GAGGAATACAGAAACTCTATGCCTGCCTCCAGTTTCCAGCAGCAGAAATTGCGTGTTTGTGAGGTGTGCTCTGCTTATCTGGGTCTCCATGACAACGATCGGCGTTTGGCCGACCATTTCGGTGGGAAGCTCCACCTCGGCTTCATTCAAATCAGAGAGAAACTGGACCAACTAAAG AAAACTGTTGTGGACAAGCAGGAGAAACGCAACCAGGAGCGCCTGAAGAGACGGGAAGAAAGGGAGAAAGaggaaaagatgaaaaaaag GACGAGATCCCGCAGCAGAGAGCATAAAAG GTCTCGTTCTCGTGACCGAAGGAGGCGTCGCTCACGCTCCTCATCACGAGACAAGCGCCGCTCACGATCCCGGTCCAGGGAGAGGAAGAGGCGACATCGCAGCCGGTCTGGCTCCCGCAGCCGAGGACACCGTCACAGCCACGAGCAGAGCTCTAGACACAA GTCATCCAAAGACCGCGAACGCTCATCCAGAGACAAGTCACGGGAGCGCGATCGGCGGGACGGCGTGAACGGCAGGTCGGACTCTCGCAGGGCAGACGACAGAGAAAACCTGTGA
- the LOC129168343 gene encoding epidermal growth factor receptor kinase substrate 8-like protein 1 isoform X1 yields MTNIKRYFVNHLLTFSLQNGEVQNVEEAQSRLRFLAESNKLWSQQMLLDVGPDAVHLRDIQTKEELEKYSFNSIFRCEAVNSEELLPSLLLLVSQSASEKKPDILYFSCEPVKAEHICDNITQAVSKSNRTKQTIQDPISYSQSGADMIDPYGIPNPPIPHAPNAPPTNPPPYPGPKANGSPDISLLQAEREVGILNHCFDDIESFMSKLQQTAEAATVLNQRKKKKKSKKSAEEDLLTIRARPPPEEEFIDIFQKFKYCFSLLARLKSAISNPSSEELVHHVFKPLDMMVKTTGGPALGASVSSPALTTAAVSLLHDNLNVEERQLWTSLGPNWTHACSELRGPIAPYNPVFLDGWKPETFRADGQVWEDPVESQHKHEALRVKQEQQQLQKPQPPNSHINDETDNTGHPTESEKIYSCSYDFIARNNTELSVQQGDTLEVLESSKRWWKCRNRFNQVGFVPFNILEPLAHVESPVTNKPPQAPAPPPLAKTFTTVPPNPPALPQNPTFPRPQSVPSYNQHIPAAEDDKVMMVNDELLQRLTNGKANSSKPLVIPRSMDTSLPLDYHSAPKEVMEWLRGKGFSESTVSCLGVLTGAQLFSLNKEELRSVIPDEGARVYSQLAVQRALLEDARRATELEAVMEKQKMKVDLKLESSTL; encoded by the exons ATGACAAACATCAAGCGGTATTTTGTCAAC CACCTGCTCACCTTCTCCCTCCAGAATGGAGAAGTGCAGAACGTGGAGGAGGCCCAGTCCCGCCTACGCTTCCTTGCTGAAAGCAACAAACTGTGGAGCCAACAGATGCTGCTGGATGTCGGACCAGATGCTGTTCATCTGAGAGACATACAAACAAAG GAGGAGCTAGAGAAGTACTCCTTCAACTCCATCTTTCGCTGCGAGGCCGTAAACTCAGAGGAACTCTTGCCATCCCTCCTGCTCCTGGTGAGCCAAAGCGCCAGTGAGAAGAAACCGGATATTCTCTACTTCAGCTGTGAGCCAGTGAAG GCGGAGCACATCTGTGACAACATCACACAGGCCGTTTCCAAATCCAACAGGACTAAACAGACCATTCAGGATCCAATCAG TTATTCCCAGAGTGGCGCAGACATGATTGACCCCTATGGCATTCCTAATCCACCTATTCCACATGCTCCCAATGCTCCACCAACCAACCCCCCACCTTATCCTGGACCTAAAG CAAACGGAAGCCCGGACATATCCTTACTCCAAGCCGAGAGAGAAGTG GGCATCCTCAATCACTGTTTCGATGATATTGAGAGCTTCATGTCCAAGTTGCAGCAGACAGCCGAGGCCGCCACCGTGCTCAACcagagaaagaagaagaagaaaagcaaaaagagTGCAGAAG AGGATCTACTCACTATAAGGGCTAGGCCTCCGCCTGAGGAGGAGTTCATTGATATCTTCCAGAAATTCAAATATTGCTTCAGCCTGCTG GCTCGTTTAAAATCAGCCATATCCAATCCCTCATCGGAGGAGCTTGTTCACCATGTGTTCAAACCTCTGGATATG ATGGTGAAGACGACAGGGGGACCAGCACTCGGGGCCTCTGTGTCCAGCCCCGCCCtgaccactgctgctgtgtcccTGCTGCACGACAACCTGAATGTGGAGGAGAGGCAACTGTGGACGTCACTGGGTCCCAACTGGACGCATGCTTG CTCCGAGCTCAGAGGGCCAATAGCGCCATACAACCCCGTGTTCCTAGACGGCTGGAAGCCAGAGACGTTCAGGGCGGACGGGCAGGTTTGGGAGGATCCGGTCGAGTCACAGCACAAACATGAAGCCCTCCGAGTCAAACAAGAG cagcagcaactaCAGAAACCCCAGCCTCCTAACAGCCACATCAACGATGAAAC AGACAATACAGGCCACCCCACAGAATCTGAAAAAATCTACAGCTGCAGTTATGACTTCATCGCCAGAAACAACACTGAGCTGTCCGTGCAACAAGGGGACACCCTTGAG GTGCTAGAGTCATCTAAGCGCTGGTGGAAGTGTCGCAATCGCTTCAACCAGGTCGGCTTTGTTCCTTTCAACATCCTGGAGCCCTTGGCTCACGTAGAGAGTCCCGTCACCAACAAGCCGCCTCAG GctccggccccgcctccccttGCCAAGACTttcaccactgtgccacccAACCCACCTGCTCTGCCACAGAACCCCACTTTCCCACGGCCGCAGAGCGTGCCCTCCTACAACCAGCACATACCTGCAGCAGAGGACGACAAAG TCATGATGGTGAATGATGAGCTGCTCCAGAGGCTGACCAATGGAAAGGCCAACAGCAGCAAGCCTCTGGTCATCCCTCGATCCATGGACACCTCCCTTCCCCTCGACTACCACTCCGCCCCAAaggaggtgatggagtggcTCAGGGGGAAAGGCTTCAGTGAATC GACGGTGTCATGTTTGGGAGTCCTAACAGGTGCTCAGCTCTTCTCCCTGAACAAGGAGGAGCTGCGCAGCGTTATTCCAGACGAAGGCGCAAGAGTGTACAGCCAGCTGGCTGTGCAGCGAGCACTGCTAGAG GATGCTCGAAGGGCCACAGAGCTGGAAGCAGTCATGGAGAAACAGAAAATGAAGGTGGACCTTAAATTAGAAAGCAGCACTTTGTGA
- the LOC129168343 gene encoding epidermal growth factor receptor kinase substrate 8-like protein 1 isoform X2 — translation MTNIKRYFVNHLLTFSLQNGEVQNVEEAQSRLRFLAESNKLWSQQMLLDVGPDAVHLRDIQTKEELEKYSFNSIFRCEAVNSEELLPSLLLLVSQSASEKKPDILYFSCEPVKAEHICDNITQAVSKSNRTKQTIQDPISYSQSGADMIDPYGIPNPPIPHAPNAPPTNPPPYPGPKANGSPDISLLQAEREVGILNHCFDDIESFMSKLQQTAEAATVLNQRKKKKKSKKSAEEDLLTIRARPPPEEEFIDIFQKFKYCFSLLARLKSAISNPSSEELVHHVFKPLDMMVKTTGGPALGASVSSPALTTAAVSLLHDNLNVEERQLWTSLGPNWTHACSELRGPIAPYNPVFLDGWKPETFRADGQVWEDPVESQHKHEALRVKQEQQLQKPQPPNSHINDETDNTGHPTESEKIYSCSYDFIARNNTELSVQQGDTLEVLESSKRWWKCRNRFNQVGFVPFNILEPLAHVESPVTNKPPQAPAPPPLAKTFTTVPPNPPALPQNPTFPRPQSVPSYNQHIPAAEDDKVMMVNDELLQRLTNGKANSSKPLVIPRSMDTSLPLDYHSAPKEVMEWLRGKGFSESTVSCLGVLTGAQLFSLNKEELRSVIPDEGARVYSQLAVQRALLEDARRATELEAVMEKQKMKVDLKLESSTL, via the exons ATGACAAACATCAAGCGGTATTTTGTCAAC CACCTGCTCACCTTCTCCCTCCAGAATGGAGAAGTGCAGAACGTGGAGGAGGCCCAGTCCCGCCTACGCTTCCTTGCTGAAAGCAACAAACTGTGGAGCCAACAGATGCTGCTGGATGTCGGACCAGATGCTGTTCATCTGAGAGACATACAAACAAAG GAGGAGCTAGAGAAGTACTCCTTCAACTCCATCTTTCGCTGCGAGGCCGTAAACTCAGAGGAACTCTTGCCATCCCTCCTGCTCCTGGTGAGCCAAAGCGCCAGTGAGAAGAAACCGGATATTCTCTACTTCAGCTGTGAGCCAGTGAAG GCGGAGCACATCTGTGACAACATCACACAGGCCGTTTCCAAATCCAACAGGACTAAACAGACCATTCAGGATCCAATCAG TTATTCCCAGAGTGGCGCAGACATGATTGACCCCTATGGCATTCCTAATCCACCTATTCCACATGCTCCCAATGCTCCACCAACCAACCCCCCACCTTATCCTGGACCTAAAG CAAACGGAAGCCCGGACATATCCTTACTCCAAGCCGAGAGAGAAGTG GGCATCCTCAATCACTGTTTCGATGATATTGAGAGCTTCATGTCCAAGTTGCAGCAGACAGCCGAGGCCGCCACCGTGCTCAACcagagaaagaagaagaagaaaagcaaaaagagTGCAGAAG AGGATCTACTCACTATAAGGGCTAGGCCTCCGCCTGAGGAGGAGTTCATTGATATCTTCCAGAAATTCAAATATTGCTTCAGCCTGCTG GCTCGTTTAAAATCAGCCATATCCAATCCCTCATCGGAGGAGCTTGTTCACCATGTGTTCAAACCTCTGGATATG ATGGTGAAGACGACAGGGGGACCAGCACTCGGGGCCTCTGTGTCCAGCCCCGCCCtgaccactgctgctgtgtcccTGCTGCACGACAACCTGAATGTGGAGGAGAGGCAACTGTGGACGTCACTGGGTCCCAACTGGACGCATGCTTG CTCCGAGCTCAGAGGGCCAATAGCGCCATACAACCCCGTGTTCCTAGACGGCTGGAAGCCAGAGACGTTCAGGGCGGACGGGCAGGTTTGGGAGGATCCGGTCGAGTCACAGCACAAACATGAAGCCCTCCGAGTCAAACAAGAG cagcaactaCAGAAACCCCAGCCTCCTAACAGCCACATCAACGATGAAAC AGACAATACAGGCCACCCCACAGAATCTGAAAAAATCTACAGCTGCAGTTATGACTTCATCGCCAGAAACAACACTGAGCTGTCCGTGCAACAAGGGGACACCCTTGAG GTGCTAGAGTCATCTAAGCGCTGGTGGAAGTGTCGCAATCGCTTCAACCAGGTCGGCTTTGTTCCTTTCAACATCCTGGAGCCCTTGGCTCACGTAGAGAGTCCCGTCACCAACAAGCCGCCTCAG GctccggccccgcctccccttGCCAAGACTttcaccactgtgccacccAACCCACCTGCTCTGCCACAGAACCCCACTTTCCCACGGCCGCAGAGCGTGCCCTCCTACAACCAGCACATACCTGCAGCAGAGGACGACAAAG TCATGATGGTGAATGATGAGCTGCTCCAGAGGCTGACCAATGGAAAGGCCAACAGCAGCAAGCCTCTGGTCATCCCTCGATCCATGGACACCTCCCTTCCCCTCGACTACCACTCCGCCCCAAaggaggtgatggagtggcTCAGGGGGAAAGGCTTCAGTGAATC GACGGTGTCATGTTTGGGAGTCCTAACAGGTGCTCAGCTCTTCTCCCTGAACAAGGAGGAGCTGCGCAGCGTTATTCCAGACGAAGGCGCAAGAGTGTACAGCCAGCTGGCTGTGCAGCGAGCACTGCTAGAG GATGCTCGAAGGGCCACAGAGCTGGAAGCAGTCATGGAGAAACAGAAAATGAAGGTGGACCTTAAATTAGAAAGCAGCACTTTGTGA
- the luc7l gene encoding putative RNA-binding protein Luc7-like 1 isoform X2 — protein sequence MSAQAQMRALLDQLMGTARDGDETRQRVKFTDDRVCKSHLLNCCPHDILSGTRMDLGECTKIHDLALRADYEIASKEKDLFFELDAVDHLESFIADCDRRTELAKKRLAETQEEISAEVAAKAEKVHELNEEIGKLLAKAEQLGAEGNVDESQKVLQEVEKVRSRKKDAEEEYRNSMPASSFQQQKLRVCEVCSAYLGLHDNDRRLADHFGGKLHLGFIQIREKLDQLKKTVVDKQEKRNQERLKRREEREKEEKMKKRTRSRSREHKRRRRSRSSSRDKRRSRSRSRERKRRHRSRSGSRSRGHRHSHEQSSRHKSSKDRERSSRDKSRERDRRDGVNGRSDSRRADDRENL from the exons GGGATGAAACGCGGCAGAGGGTCAAATTTACAGATGACCGAGTCTGCAAAAGTCACCTGCTCAACTGCTGTCCACATGACATTTTGTCGGGAACT CGCATGGACCTGGGAGAGTGCACTAAGATCCATGACCTGGCGCTCCGAGCTGACTATGAAATCGCCTCCAAGGAAAAAGACCTGTTTTTTGAGCTTGAT gCGGTTGATCACTTGGAGTCATTTATCGCCGACTGTGACCGCAGGACAGAGCTGGCGAAGAAACGCCTGGCAGAGACTCAAGAAGAGATAAGCGCTGAAGTGGCGGCAAAG GCAGAGAAGGTCCATGAGCTGAACGAGGAAATCGGAAAGCTCCTTGCCAAGGCGGAGCAACTCGGAGCAGAGGGCAACGTGGACGAATCCCAGAAAGTTCTGCAGGAAGTGGAGAAGGTCCGCAGTAGGAAGAAGGATGCAGAG GAGGAATACAGAAACTCTATGCCTGCCTCCAGTTTCCAGCAGCAGAAATTGCGTGTTTGTGAGGTGTGCTCTGCTTATCTGGGTCTCCATGACAACGATCGGCGTTTGGCCGACCATTTCGGTGGGAAGCTCCACCTCGGCTTCATTCAAATCAGAGAGAAACTGGACCAACTAAAG AAAACTGTTGTGGACAAGCAGGAGAAACGCAACCAGGAGCGCCTGAAGAGACGGGAAGAAAGGGAGAAAGaggaaaagatgaaaaaaag GACGAGATCCCGCAGCAGAGAGCATAAAAG GAGGCGTCGCTCACGCTCCTCATCACGAGACAAGCGCCGCTCACGATCCCGGTCCAGGGAGAGGAAGAGGCGACATCGCAGCCGGTCTGGCTCCCGCAGCCGAGGACACCGTCACAGCCACGAGCAGAGCTCTAGACACAA GTCATCCAAAGACCGCGAACGCTCATCCAGAGACAAGTCACGGGAGCGCGATCGGCGGGACGGCGTGAACGGCAGGTCGGACTCTCGCAGGGCAGACGACAGAGAAAACCTGTGA
- the luc7l gene encoding putative RNA-binding protein Luc7-like 1 isoform X3 — MDLGECTKIHDLALRADYEIASKEKDLFFELDAVDHLESFIADCDRRTELAKKRLAETQEEISAEVAAKAEKVHELNEEIGKLLAKAEQLGAEGNVDESQKVLQEVEKVRSRKKDAEEEYRNSMPASSFQQQKLRVCEVCSAYLGLHDNDRRLADHFGGKLHLGFIQIREKLDQLKKTVVDKQEKRNQERLKRREEREKEEKMKKRTRSRSREHKRSRSRDRRRRRSRSSSRDKRRSRSRSRERKRRHRSRSGSRSRGHRHSHEQSSRHKSSKDRERSSRDKSRERDRRDGVNGRSDSRRADDRENL; from the exons ATGGACCTGGGAGAGTGCACTAAGATCCATGACCTGGCGCTCCGAGCTGACTATGAAATCGCCTCCAAGGAAAAAGACCTGTTTTTTGAGCTTGAT gCGGTTGATCACTTGGAGTCATTTATCGCCGACTGTGACCGCAGGACAGAGCTGGCGAAGAAACGCCTGGCAGAGACTCAAGAAGAGATAAGCGCTGAAGTGGCGGCAAAG GCAGAGAAGGTCCATGAGCTGAACGAGGAAATCGGAAAGCTCCTTGCCAAGGCGGAGCAACTCGGAGCAGAGGGCAACGTGGACGAATCCCAGAAAGTTCTGCAGGAAGTGGAGAAGGTCCGCAGTAGGAAGAAGGATGCAGAG GAGGAATACAGAAACTCTATGCCTGCCTCCAGTTTCCAGCAGCAGAAATTGCGTGTTTGTGAGGTGTGCTCTGCTTATCTGGGTCTCCATGACAACGATCGGCGTTTGGCCGACCATTTCGGTGGGAAGCTCCACCTCGGCTTCATTCAAATCAGAGAGAAACTGGACCAACTAAAG AAAACTGTTGTGGACAAGCAGGAGAAACGCAACCAGGAGCGCCTGAAGAGACGGGAAGAAAGGGAGAAAGaggaaaagatgaaaaaaag GACGAGATCCCGCAGCAGAGAGCATAAAAG GTCTCGTTCTCGTGACCGAAGGAGGCGTCGCTCACGCTCCTCATCACGAGACAAGCGCCGCTCACGATCCCGGTCCAGGGAGAGGAAGAGGCGACATCGCAGCCGGTCTGGCTCCCGCAGCCGAGGACACCGTCACAGCCACGAGCAGAGCTCTAGACACAA GTCATCCAAAGACCGCGAACGCTCATCCAGAGACAAGTCACGGGAGCGCGATCGGCGGGACGGCGTGAACGGCAGGTCGGACTCTCGCAGGGCAGACGACAGAGAAAACCTGTGA